A genomic segment from Agrobacterium vitis encodes:
- a CDS encoding Tox-REase-5 domain-containing protein: MIKSKMFTSVVNIKIIVVAFLWLASAIPANARYISPDGWDPTVAGVGTNRYAYAGNDPINKSDPNGHMGAAAGNGSQAADGPEALLNMLEATLQAGEFLAEGLNGAGNPEFGPVGRGLNATAYEARSISATVRAARLERIENQLGKWVTTKEWMSPSAAAHQTAVTGRSANQSFVVNGVKFDGYDRANQTLLEAKDRYSQFVGKDGRFNGWFGGQRALIDQAERQIEAAGGKKIKWSFSDEESARATEKLFKEEGIKGISVEVESNKSSEVPNSTSNTVLK; the protein is encoded by the coding sequence ATGATAAAAAGCAAGATGTTTACTTCTGTTGTAAATATAAAAATTATAGTTGTCGCATTTCTTTGGCTTGCTAGCGCTATCCCTGCGAATGCGCGCTATATCTCCCCTGATGGTTGGGACCCTACTGTTGCTGGGGTTGGGACAAATCGGTATGCCTATGCTGGAAATGATCCGATAAATAAAAGCGACCCCAATGGGCATATGGGGGCGGCAGCAGGAAATGGTTCACAGGCGGCGGATGGTCCTGAGGCGCTGCTTAATATGCTGGAGGCCACCCTTCAAGCGGGAGAGTTTCTTGCTGAAGGTTTAAACGGCGCAGGAAATCCGGAATTCGGACCTGTCGGTCGTGGATTGAATGCGACAGCTTATGAAGCTCGATCAATTAGTGCGACAGTAAGAGCGGCTCGATTAGAGCGAATAGAAAACCAGCTCGGCAAATGGGTCACGACAAAAGAGTGGATGAGCCCTTCTGCAGCAGCTCACCAAACTGCTGTAACAGGAAGGTCGGCCAATCAAAGTTTTGTTGTGAACGGCGTTAAATTTGATGGATATGATCGTGCTAATCAAACTCTCCTAGAGGCAAAAGATAGATATAGTCAGTTTGTTGGCAAAGACGGACGGTTTAATGGATGGTTTGGTGGTCAGAGAGCTCTTATAGACCAGGCAGAAAGGCAGATTGAAGCTGCTGGAGGTAAAAAAATAAAATGGTCGTTTAGCGATGAGGAAAGTGCGCGAGCAACGGAAAAATTATTCAAAGAAGAAGGTATAAAAGGGATTTCTGTCGAGGTTGAATCGAATAAATCTTCTGAAGTTCCGAATTCAACCTCTAATACGGTTCTTAAATAA
- a CDS encoding 2-hydroxyacid dehydrogenase, producing the protein MTDKPVILIPGKIHPRVLERLQPGFELVQTPPGQPVALSDADAARVRGIAIAGAVPGALIDSLPKLEIIANFGVGYDGVDVAKAASKNVIVTNTPDVLDDEVADTTIALLLNTIRQFHQAESYLRAGRWQNEGPFPLSPLSLRGRHVGLYGLGRIGGEIASRLQPFKVKISYHTRSPKPGVSYDYHASLTDLAQAVDTLICIVPKTPETHKAINADVLKALGPNGVFISVGRGWSVDEPALITALKDGTIAAAGMDVFYEEPKVPAEFLDLPNVSLLPHVASASVPTRNAMADLVADNLIGWFENGTVKTPVPETPVKK; encoded by the coding sequence ATGACCGATAAGCCCGTTATTCTCATTCCCGGAAAAATTCATCCGCGCGTGCTGGAGCGTTTGCAGCCTGGTTTTGAACTGGTGCAGACCCCGCCCGGCCAGCCGGTTGCGTTAAGCGATGCAGATGCCGCTCGCGTGCGCGGCATTGCCATTGCCGGTGCCGTGCCGGGCGCTTTGATCGACAGCCTGCCGAAGCTGGAAATCATCGCCAATTTCGGCGTCGGGTACGACGGGGTGGATGTGGCAAAAGCTGCGTCCAAAAATGTTATCGTTACCAACACGCCTGACGTGCTGGATGATGAAGTGGCCGATACGACGATTGCGCTGCTGCTCAACACAATCAGGCAATTTCATCAGGCGGAAAGCTATCTGCGGGCCGGGCGCTGGCAGAATGAGGGACCGTTCCCGCTGTCGCCGCTGTCGCTGCGGGGCCGCCATGTCGGGCTTTACGGATTGGGGCGGATCGGCGGTGAAATCGCCAGCCGGTTACAGCCGTTCAAGGTCAAGATCAGCTATCACACCCGCAGCCCCAAGCCCGGTGTGTCCTATGATTACCATGCGTCGCTGACGGATCTGGCCCAGGCCGTCGATACGCTGATCTGCATCGTGCCGAAAACGCCGGAAACCCATAAGGCGATTAATGCAGACGTGCTGAAGGCGCTGGGGCCGAACGGCGTGTTCATCAGCGTCGGGCGCGGCTGGAGCGTCGATGAACCGGCGCTGATCACAGCCTTGAAGGACGGCACGATTGCCGCCGCCGGAATGGATGTGTTCTACGAGGAGCCGAAAGTACCGGCGGAATTCCTCGATCTGCCCAATGTGTCGCTGCTGCCGCATGTCGCCTCCGCCTCGGTGCCGACCCGCAATGCCATGGCCGATCTGGTGGCGGATAACCTGATCGGCTGGTTTGAAAACGGTACGGTCAAGACACCGGTGCCGGAAACACCCGTCAAAAAGTAA
- a CDS encoding sarcosine oxidase subunit gamma: protein MVEPITSSAMSATRKSVLDGAYGGSAHVTLTPAAPASRLSLRAGADAVPGLSSALGLTLPTAPKTSAHAGPRLAFWLGPDEWLVIDEDGADLTAACAASGTIHSATDVSHRNTAILVSGPGSVQTLNTACPLDLSLKTFPLGAVTRTVFGKIEIVLYRMSEDAFRVECWRSFAEYAFGMLQEGAADAA, encoded by the coding sequence ATGGTTGAGCCAATCACCTCCAGCGCGATGTCTGCCACCCGCAAATCGGTTCTTGACGGTGCCTATGGCGGCTCCGCCCATGTGACGCTGACGCCAGCCGCCCCGGCCTCACGCCTCTCGCTGCGGGCCGGAGCGGATGCTGTCCCCGGTCTTTCCTCAGCCCTTGGCCTGACCCTGCCCACGGCGCCGAAAACCTCTGCCCATGCCGGTCCGCGCCTTGCCTTCTGGCTCGGCCCGGACGAATGGCTTGTCATCGACGAAGACGGCGCCGACCTCACCGCCGCCTGCGCCGCCTCCGGCACCATTCACTCCGCCACCGATGTCTCCCACCGCAACACCGCCATCCTGGTCTCCGGCCCCGGCTCCGTTCAAACCCTCAACACCGCCTGCCCGCTCGACCTGTCGCTGAAAACCTTCCCCCTTGGCGCGGTCACCCGCACCGTATTCGGCAAGATCGAAATCGTGCTCTACCGGATGAGCGAGGACGCCTTTCGGGTGGAATGCTGGCGGTCCTTTGCCGAATATGCCTTCGGCATGTTGCAGGAAGGGGCTGCGGACGCGGCGTGA
- a CDS encoding TRAP transporter substrate-binding protein has protein sequence MDRRGFLKKAGVAGAGSLGAIALAAPAIAQQAPKINWRLTSSFPKSLDTIYGGAEDIAARVAAATDGNFTIQVFAAGEVVPGLQAADAVGAGTVEMCHTCSYYYVGKDPTFAIGTAIPFGLNARLTNAWFYQGNGNTLLNEFYAKHNLYGMVAGNTGAQMGGWFRREINTVDDLKGVKMRIAGLAGKVIEKLGGVPQQIAGGDIYPALEKGTIDAAEWIGPYDDHKLGFYKVAKYYYYPAFWEGGPAIHAFVNLAKWNELPKSYQTVLQDACAFANTNMMAKYDLKNPVAIKQIVSEGTTLKPFSQDILDACFKASLEVYAEISAKNPDFKKVYEDQVAFKKEAYLWMQLAEYTYDTFMMIQQRGGKL, from the coding sequence ATGGATCGTCGTGGATTTTTGAAGAAGGCCGGGGTCGCAGGAGCGGGCTCGCTCGGCGCTATTGCCTTGGCGGCACCCGCCATTGCCCAGCAGGCACCGAAAATCAATTGGCGCCTGACCTCGTCCTTCCCCAAATCGCTGGACACGATTTATGGCGGCGCTGAGGATATCGCGGCCCGCGTGGCGGCGGCAACCGATGGCAATTTCACCATCCAGGTGTTTGCGGCAGGCGAAGTGGTGCCGGGCTTGCAGGCCGCCGATGCGGTTGGCGCTGGCACGGTGGAAATGTGCCACACCTGCTCCTATTACTATGTCGGCAAGGACCCGACCTTTGCGATTGGCACCGCCATTCCCTTCGGGCTGAATGCGCGGCTCACCAATGCCTGGTTCTATCAGGGCAATGGCAATACGCTGCTCAACGAATTCTACGCCAAGCACAATCTCTACGGCATGGTGGCTGGCAATACCGGCGCGCAGATGGGCGGCTGGTTCCGCCGCGAAATCAACACCGTCGATGACCTCAAGGGCGTCAAAATGCGCATTGCCGGTCTGGCGGGCAAGGTCATCGAAAAGCTGGGCGGTGTGCCACAGCAGATTGCTGGCGGCGACATCTACCCAGCGCTGGAAAAAGGCACGATCGACGCCGCCGAATGGATCGGCCCCTATGACGACCACAAGCTCGGCTTCTACAAGGTGGCCAAATATTACTACTACCCCGCCTTCTGGGAGGGTGGCCCGGCCATCCACGCCTTCGTCAACCTCGCCAAATGGAACGAACTACCGAAATCCTACCAGACCGTGCTTCAGGACGCCTGCGCCTTCGCCAACACCAATATGATGGCGAAATATGACCTGAAGAACCCGGTGGCGATCAAGCAGATCGTTTCGGAAGGCACGACGCTGAAACCTTTCAGCCAGGACATCCTCGACGCCTGCTTCAAGGCCTCTCTGGAAGTTTATGCCGAAATCTCCGCCAAGAATCCAGATTTCAAGAAAGTCTACGAAGACCAGGTCGCCTTCAAGAAGGAAGCCTATCTGTGGATGCAACTGGCGGAATATACCTATGATACGTTCATGATGATCCAGCAGCGCGGGGGCAAGCTGTAG
- a CDS encoding gamma-glutamyl-gamma-aminobutyrate hydrolase family protein produces the protein MSKPLVAIPADFRAIEGSNWHCVLDQYVKATLTVAGAMPVIIPALETGADIEAVLDRVDGVVISGSPSNVHPSLYGRDARDSDGPFDHARDATSLPLIRRAIERGIPLLAICRGIQELNVALGGTLASEIQDQPGTWDHRKPPTDDRDLAYSIRQPVEVREGSCIARYLGTAGTIQINSLHRQAISDLAPRLQAEALADDGTIEAVSVIDAKGFAVGVQWHPEYWAETDAPSRALFEAFGAAAREYAAVKSLAA, from the coding sequence ATGTCCAAGCCGCTTGTCGCCATACCCGCCGATTTCCGTGCCATTGAAGGGTCCAATTGGCATTGCGTGCTGGACCAATATGTCAAGGCGACGCTGACCGTGGCCGGGGCCATGCCGGTTATTATTCCCGCTCTGGAAACCGGCGCGGATATCGAGGCGGTACTTGACCGGGTAGATGGCGTGGTGATTTCCGGCTCGCCCAGCAATGTCCATCCCTCGCTCTATGGCCGCGACGCCAGGGATAGCGACGGCCCGTTCGATCACGCCCGTGACGCGACCTCGCTGCCGCTGATCCGCCGCGCCATCGAGCGTGGAATTCCGCTGCTGGCCATCTGCCGGGGTATCCAGGAGTTGAACGTGGCGCTGGGCGGCACGCTGGCCTCCGAAATTCAGGACCAGCCCGGCACCTGGGATCATCGCAAGCCGCCGACCGATGACCGCGACCTCGCCTATTCCATCCGCCAGCCGGTGGAGGTGCGCGAAGGCTCCTGCATCGCCCGCTATCTCGGCACAGCAGGGACGATCCAGATCAATTCCCTGCACCGCCAGGCGATTTCCGATCTCGCCCCTCGGCTCCAGGCCGAAGCGCTGGCCGATGACGGCACAATCGAGGCCGTCTCTGTTATCGATGCCAAGGGTTTTGCCGTCGGCGTGCAGTGGCACCCGGAATATTGGGCGGAAACGGATGCCCCGTCCCGCGCGCTGTTTGAAGCATTCGGGGCGGCGGCAAGGGAGTATGCGGCAGTGAAATCCCTCGCCGCCTGA
- a CDS encoding SDR family oxidoreductase yields the protein MVGSALVVGASGIVGSATVDLLLAKGWAVHGLARSPVAKDGMQPVAADLQDREATARALSDVKPDVVFISTWARQSSEAENIRVNAAMVRNVLDALRPAGSVTHVALVTGLKHYLGPFEAYGKGTLPQTPFREDQGRLDVENFYYAQEDEVFTAAGRDGFSWSVHRPHTVIGKAVGNAMNMGTTLAVYATLCRETGRPFRFPGSSVQWNGLTDMTDAGVLAEQLLWAATTPQCRNQAFNVVNGDIFRWSWMWGRIANWFGLEPAPFDGTILPLEQQMAEDAAIWRELAERNGLIEKDLSRLASPWHTDADLGRPIEVVTDMSKSRTMGFDRYQPTDEAFFSLFAQLRGEKLIP from the coding sequence ATGGTTGGATCAGCATTGGTTGTCGGCGCAAGCGGCATCGTTGGCAGCGCGACGGTGGATCTCCTGTTGGCGAAGGGATGGGCCGTGCATGGACTGGCCCGCTCGCCGGTTGCCAAAGACGGCATGCAGCCCGTGGCGGCCGATCTTCAGGATCGTGAGGCGACGGCGCGGGCTCTTTCCGACGTGAAGCCCGACGTGGTGTTCATCTCGACATGGGCGCGCCAGTCAAGTGAGGCGGAAAACATCCGGGTCAATGCGGCGATGGTGCGCAATGTGCTGGATGCACTGCGTCCAGCCGGGTCGGTTACCCATGTCGCCTTGGTCACGGGGCTCAAACATTATCTCGGCCCCTTCGAGGCCTATGGCAAAGGCACTCTGCCGCAGACACCGTTCCGGGAGGATCAGGGCAGGCTTGATGTCGAGAATTTTTACTACGCGCAGGAAGATGAAGTGTTTACCGCAGCCGGGCGCGACGGATTTTCCTGGAGTGTGCATCGCCCGCATACGGTGATCGGCAAGGCAGTTGGCAATGCCATGAACATGGGAACGACGCTGGCCGTCTATGCGACGCTCTGCCGCGAAACCGGGCGGCCCTTCCGTTTTCCCGGCTCTTCCGTTCAATGGAACGGCCTGACGGATATGACCGATGCTGGTGTTCTGGCCGAGCAATTGCTCTGGGCCGCAACGACACCACAATGCCGCAACCAGGCCTTCAATGTGGTCAATGGCGATATCTTCCGCTGGAGTTGGATGTGGGGCCGGATTGCCAATTGGTTTGGACTGGAGCCAGCGCCGTTCGACGGCACAATCCTGCCGCTGGAGCAGCAGATGGCAGAGGACGCCGCCATCTGGCGGGAGCTTGCCGAGCGCAACGGCCTGATCGAAAAAGACCTGTCGCGCCTGGCCTCACCTTGGCATACCGACGCCGATCTTGGGCGGCCGATTGAAGTGGTGACCGATATGAGCAAGAGCCGGACAATGGGCTTTGACCGCTACCAGCCCACCGACGAGGCGTTTTTTAGCCTGTTTGCGCAATTGCGTGGGGAAAAGCTGATTCCCTGA
- a CDS encoding winged helix-turn-helix transcriptional regulator, with the protein MQPGTPETEWREDCAPRRVLELFSTKWTSMVLHTLHVRHGGEARTGVLLRSLPGISKKMLTQTLRDMEASGLISRHVQATIPPAVEYRLTPLGNRFIEPVELLYAWGRENADALDALGARPGSRREG; encoded by the coding sequence ATGCAACCAGGAACGCCAGAAACCGAGTGGCGGGAAGATTGCGCGCCGCGCCGCGTACTCGAACTGTTTTCCACCAAATGGACCAGCATGGTGCTGCATACCCTGCATGTGCGCCATGGGGGCGAGGCGCGCACCGGCGTACTGCTGCGCAGCCTGCCCGGTATTTCCAAGAAAATGCTGACCCAGACCCTGCGCGATATGGAAGCTAGCGGCCTGATCTCCCGCCACGTCCAGGCCACCATTCCACCCGCCGTCGAATACCGACTGACCCCGCTCGGCAACCGGTTCATCGAGCCGGTGGAACTGCTCTACGCCTGGGGCCGGGAGAATGCCGACGCGCTGGATGCGCTTGGGGCAAGACCGGGGTCAAGGCGGGAGGGGTAG
- a CDS encoding CobW family GTP-binding protein encodes MSETAVKPTPVTVLTGYLGAGKTTLLNRILSENHGKKYAVIVNEFGEIGIDNDLIVESDEEIYEMNNGCVCCTVRGDLIRVVEGLMRRPDRFDGIIVETTGLADPVPVAQTFFMDDDVRAKTELDAVIALVDAKHLPLRLKDSREAEDQIAFADVVVINKADLVTHEELHRIEDIVRAINPSARIYTTTRSGVDLSKVLNQGAFNLERALENDPHFLSHEDDDHVCGPDCDHDHGHDHHHHDHGHDHHHHDHGHGHHHHDHGPSPIHDVTVTSISLRGGEMNPDRFFPWIQKVTQTDGPNILRLKGIIAFKGDAERYVVQGVHMIIEGDHQRPWKDGEKHESRLVFIGRELDREKLENSFKACEAAA; translated from the coding sequence ATGAGTGAAACAGCCGTAAAACCCACACCCGTTACCGTGCTGACCGGCTATCTCGGCGCGGGCAAGACCACGCTTCTCAACCGGATTCTGTCGGAAAACCACGGCAAGAAATACGCTGTCATCGTCAATGAATTCGGCGAAATCGGCATCGACAATGATTTGATCGTCGAATCGGATGAAGAAATCTATGAGATGAACAATGGCTGCGTCTGCTGCACGGTGCGCGGCGATCTGATCCGGGTCGTTGAAGGCCTGATGCGCCGTCCCGACCGTTTCGACGGTATCATTGTCGAAACCACCGGCCTTGCCGATCCGGTGCCTGTCGCCCAGACCTTCTTCATGGATGACGATGTACGCGCCAAGACGGAACTGGATGCCGTCATTGCCCTGGTTGATGCCAAGCACCTGCCGCTGCGCCTCAAAGACAGCCGCGAAGCCGAAGACCAGATCGCCTTTGCCGATGTCGTTGTTATCAACAAGGCGGATCTCGTCACCCATGAGGAATTGCACCGGATCGAAGATATCGTTCGCGCCATCAATCCCTCGGCCCGGATCTACACCACCACCCGCTCTGGCGTGGACCTGTCGAAAGTGCTGAACCAGGGCGCCTTCAACCTGGAACGGGCGCTGGAAAATGATCCGCACTTCCTCAGCCATGAAGACGACGACCATGTCTGCGGCCCCGATTGCGACCATGACCATGGGCACGATCATCATCATCACGACCACGGGCATGACCACCATCACCACGATCATGGCCATGGTCATCACCACCATGACCATGGCCCCTCGCCTATTCATGATGTGACCGTCACCTCGATATCGCTACGCGGTGGCGAAATGAACCCGGATCGCTTCTTCCCCTGGATCCAGAAGGTCACCCAGACCGATGGTCCGAACATTCTGCGCCTGAAGGGTATCATCGCTTTCAAGGGCGATGCCGAGCGCTATGTGGTGCAGGGCGTTCACATGATTATCGAGGGCGACCACCAGCGGCCATGGAAAGACGGCGAAAAGCATGAAAGCCGCCTGGTATTCATTGGCCGGGAACTGGACCGCGAAAAGCTGGAAAACAGCTTCAAGGCCTGCGAGGCTGCGGCATGA
- a CDS encoding MarR family winged helix-turn-helix transcriptional regulator, translating to MAKKDKSEKKKKSGKSKDEGKQAKLGLSGELGMAITQASRSFRTVQTRLLTGSGLYSGQEGVVLLLAEEEGLTPGLLAQRLGVKAPTMTRTIGRMEVQGFVERRGSDADGRQTKVFLTPTGRATVEKIADANATVERQATRGLSGKDVKVLMKLLAAIDANLLAPADVTRPDLIEEHFTD from the coding sequence ATGGCTAAAAAAGACAAGTCCGAGAAAAAGAAGAAATCCGGCAAGTCCAAAGACGAGGGGAAACAGGCGAAACTTGGCTTGAGTGGTGAACTTGGCATGGCCATCACCCAAGCGTCACGCAGTTTTCGCACGGTGCAGACCCGGCTTTTGACCGGCAGCGGGCTCTATTCCGGGCAGGAGGGCGTGGTGCTGCTGCTGGCTGAGGAGGAAGGGTTGACGCCCGGCCTTCTGGCGCAGCGTCTGGGCGTCAAGGCGCCGACCATGACCCGCACCATCGGGCGCATGGAGGTGCAGGGCTTTGTCGAACGGCGCGGCTCGGATGCCGATGGCCGCCAGACAAAGGTTTTCCTGACGCCAACCGGTCGTGCCACGGTGGAAAAAATCGCCGATGCCAATGCGACGGTGGAGCGCCAGGCGACCCGTGGCCTGAGCGGCAAGGACGTAAAAGTGCTGATGAAACTGCTTGCCGCCATCGATGCCAATCTGCTTGCACCTGCGGATGTGACGCGGCCTGACCTCATCGAAGAGCATTTCACCGACTGA
- a CDS encoding creatininase family protein: MPHPEPHFERNDPTLSPADRAGWIAVLPLGAHEQHGPHLPFETDTIIAQGVVERLILALPATLPVTFLPVEPVGYSVEHMDVAGTRTLTFNEAVERWLGIAERLSRQGIRKLMMLNAHGGNSPLMTVVATEARVRFNMLAVATSWTRFGQPEGLIRPQDKAIDIHGGDIETSVMLALRPDLVAMDKAQNFTSRQSEFAAHFTHLRAYGPHAFGWKMSDLNPLGVAGNASVATAEKGENLLSHAVHGLVELLSDIHDFDIEKAFELPPHSSYMG, encoded by the coding sequence ATGCCCCATCCAGAACCGCATTTCGAGCGCAACGATCCCACGCTTTCGCCCGCCGACAGGGCAGGTTGGATTGCCGTCCTGCCGCTCGGCGCCCATGAACAGCATGGCCCGCATCTGCCCTTCGAAACCGACACGATCATCGCGCAGGGGGTTGTGGAACGGCTGATCCTAGCATTGCCCGCGACCCTGCCCGTCACCTTCCTGCCCGTCGAGCCGGTCGGCTATTCCGTTGAACACATGGATGTGGCCGGTACGCGCACGCTTACCTTTAACGAGGCCGTGGAGCGTTGGCTCGGCATCGCCGAAAGGCTGAGCCGCCAGGGCATCCGCAAGCTGATGATGCTCAACGCCCATGGCGGCAATTCGCCCTTGATGACCGTGGTCGCCACTGAGGCGCGGGTCCGGTTCAATATGCTGGCTGTCGCCACCAGCTGGACGCGCTTCGGCCAGCCGGAAGGCCTGATCCGCCCGCAAGACAAGGCCATCGACATTCATGGCGGCGATATCGAAACCTCGGTCATGCTGGCATTGCGTCCAGACTTGGTGGCGATGGACAAGGCTCAGAATTTCACGTCCCGGCAAAGCGAGTTTGCTGCCCACTTCACCCATTTGCGCGCCTATGGCCCGCATGCTTTCGGCTGGAAAATGTCGGATCTCAATCCGCTGGGCGTGGCCGGAAATGCCAGTGTGGCCACCGCCGAGAAAGGCGAAAACCTGCTTTCCCATGCCGTTCACGGACTTGTGGAGCTGCTGTCGGATATCCATGACTTTGATATCGAGAAAGCCTTTGAACTGCCACCCCACTCGTCCTATATGGGGTAA
- a CDS encoding LacI family DNA-binding transcriptional regulator, whose product MAQKIKLSTIAESLGLSTATVSLALRDSPLVAADTREKIKDQARLLGYIYNRRAASLRTSRSGIIGVVVHDIMNPFYGEILKAIESELDRSRQTFILSNHYDSVEKQRTFIETLLQLGGDGVIMSPAIGSPPEDIMLAEDNGMPAILIARSMDGLALPTYRGDDTYGISLATNHLIGLGHRVIAMVGGTDQTSTGRDRYQGYVNALRKAGIAVDPNLRIPGPRTKQGGFEAAVNFLSLPQKPTAAVCWNDLVAIGLMNGVSRAGLVPGRDISVTGYDDLEEASIATPALTTVSNGQAEVGRLAARALLDKLAGSHEPDGIHLIKPEMRIRQSTGPIKHRD is encoded by the coding sequence GTGGCGCAAAAGATCAAGCTATCGACCATTGCCGAAAGTCTCGGCCTGTCCACCGCCACGGTATCGCTCGCCTTGCGAGACAGTCCGCTGGTGGCGGCAGATACCCGCGAAAAAATCAAGGACCAGGCCCGGCTGCTTGGCTATATCTATAACCGTCGCGCCGCCAGCCTGCGCACCTCGCGCTCCGGCATTATCGGTGTTGTCGTTCATGACATCATGAACCCGTTTTACGGCGAAATTCTGAAAGCCATTGAAAGCGAGCTGGACCGCAGCCGCCAGACGTTCATTCTGTCCAACCACTACGATTCGGTAGAAAAACAGCGGACCTTCATCGAAACGCTGCTGCAACTGGGCGGCGATGGCGTGATCATGTCGCCTGCCATCGGTTCGCCGCCGGAAGATATCATGCTGGCCGAAGACAACGGCATGCCCGCCATTCTGATTGCCCGCTCCATGGACGGGTTGGCGCTGCCGACCTATCGCGGCGATGACACCTATGGCATTTCGCTGGCCACCAACCACCTGATCGGCCTTGGCCACCGCGTTATCGCCATGGTTGGCGGCACCGACCAGACCTCGACCGGGCGTGACCGTTACCAGGGCTATGTCAACGCCTTGCGCAAAGCGGGCATTGCGGTTGATCCCAATCTGCGCATTCCCGGACCGCGCACCAAGCAGGGCGGTTTCGAGGCGGCGGTGAACTTCCTGTCGCTGCCGCAAAAGCCGACGGCGGCGGTGTGCTGGAACGATTTGGTCGCTATCGGGTTGATGAATGGTGTCTCGCGTGCCGGGTTGGTACCGGGCCGCGATATATCCGTAACCGGTTACGACGACCTGGAGGAAGCATCGATCGCGACACCGGCATTGACCACGGTGTCAAACGGACAGGCGGAAGTCGGCAGGCTTGCAGCGCGCGCGCTTCTGGATAAGCTGGCGGGCAGCCATGAGCCGGATGGTATCCACCTGATTAAGCCTGAAATGCGTATCCGCCAATCAACCGGCCCTATTAAACATCGAGACTGA
- a CDS encoding Imm52 family immunity protein, translating to MKYFLGAYNSIRNRDINDCSSDLFYFLNKLHDINPCVFRWKLVASSRRKANLNPYIDIHNIDSIKELVLNGVNRRDYDKQPIVELGFRCVFWNGIVDEDKSASLSVTNGSFSPNSGNRVVMRFPEFGELGRNDPLVAALINAAVDTIEAERAVLHRDFDTDELVLDRAAYFRKSFRSPDQKKVAASAEKVIETANGHIFLKTV from the coding sequence ATGAAATATTTTCTTGGAGCGTATAATTCAATTAGAAATAGAGATATTAATGATTGCAGTTCAGATTTGTTTTATTTTTTGAATAAACTTCATGATATAAATCCTTGCGTATTTCGTTGGAAGCTTGTTGCTTCTTCTCGAAGAAAGGCAAATTTAAATCCATATATCGACATACATAACATCGATTCTATCAAGGAACTAGTTCTTAATGGCGTTAATCGGCGCGACTATGATAAGCAGCCAATTGTCGAGCTTGGATTTCGTTGCGTTTTTTGGAATGGTATCGTTGATGAAGATAAATCGGCTTCATTATCTGTAACGAATGGCAGTTTTAGCCCAAATTCAGGAAACAGAGTGGTAATGCGATTTCCTGAATTTGGTGAATTAGGTCGCAATGATCCTCTGGTGGCGGCGCTGATAAATGCAGCAGTGGATACGATAGAAGCGGAAAGAGCTGTTCTACATCGAGATTTTGATACAGACGAACTTGTTCTGGATCGTGCTGCCTATTTCCGAAAGTCTTTTCGATCACCAGATCAAAAAAAAGTCGCTGCGAGTGCGGAGAAGGTGATCGAAACTGCAAATGGTCATATCTTTTTAAAGACGGTATGA